In a genomic window of Anoxybacter fermentans:
- the ftsY gene encoding signal recognition particle-docking protein FtsY: MGFFARLKEGLSKTRKGFIDKVETLFTGRAIDDEFFEELEEILIQADVGVKTTMKLVDDLRDIVDERRIKDTGELRSIFKEEIEKLLGEPSPLEFKEGLNILMVVGVNGVGKTTTIAKIADRLKREGKKILLAAGDTFRAAAIDQLKVWGNRVGVDVIAHSEGADAGAVVFDAIHAAQSRGVDLLIVDTAGRLHTQKNLMEELKKVRRVIDKEANDAYVQVLQVVDATTGQNAINQVKLFNEAVKVDGIVLTKLDGTAKGGIVIAIKDELDIPIKLIGVGEKAEDLQDFNPKDFIAALFAEE; encoded by the coding sequence GTGGGCTTTTTTGCACGGTTAAAAGAGGGTTTATCTAAAACCAGAAAAGGTTTTATCGATAAAGTGGAAACTCTCTTTACCGGAAGGGCTATTGATGATGAGTTTTTTGAAGAGTTAGAAGAGATTCTCATCCAGGCCGATGTAGGAGTTAAGACAACTATGAAACTGGTTGATGATCTCCGGGATATTGTGGATGAGAGACGAATTAAAGATACTGGAGAACTTAGGAGTATCTTTAAAGAAGAGATTGAAAAATTACTGGGTGAGCCTTCTCCTCTGGAATTTAAAGAAGGTCTTAATATTTTGATGGTTGTGGGAGTAAACGGGGTTGGTAAAACTACTACTATAGCCAAGATTGCTGATCGTTTAAAAAGAGAGGGTAAAAAGATTTTACTGGCTGCTGGAGATACTTTCAGGGCTGCAGCTATTGACCAGTTGAAGGTCTGGGGAAATCGGGTTGGTGTTGATGTAATTGCCCACTCTGAAGGTGCCGATGCCGGGGCAGTTGTATTTGATGCTATTCATGCTGCTCAATCCAGGGGAGTGGACTTACTGATTGTAGATACTGCTGGCCGGCTTCATACCCAGAAAAATTTGATGGAAGAGTTAAAAAAAGTGCGCCGTGTTATCGATAAAGAAGCAAATGATGCCTATGTTCAGGTTCTTCAGGTGGTTGATGCTACTACTGGTCAAAATGCCATCAATCAGGTAAAGCTCTTTAATGAAGCTGTTAAAGTGGATGGAATTGTTCTTACCAAACTGGATGGAACTGCCAAAGGCGGTATTGTTATTGCTATTAAAGATGAACTGGATATACCCATTAAGTTGATTGGGGTAGGAGAAAAGGCGGAAGATTTGCAGGACTTTAATCCAAAAGATTTTATCGCAGCACTTTTTGCAGAGGAATAA
- a CDS encoding SPASM domain-containing protein: MKATEVLYKYNVVKGTSCQRLQNFVLGKFRLRDCKSSGIQLVVVPDGMLGPCHSLVGFLEYYQGNIADPNCDLTQFDNFREWAKRYPLNMTLYTKCPFISLCGGCIYNSYITSNSIWNEDPQICTYMCSLVKWILHDLWKKRGMSEKYGSIE; encoded by the coding sequence ATGAAAGCTACTGAAGTCTTATATAAATATAATGTTGTTAAAGGGACAAGCTGTCAAAGACTACAAAATTTCGTATTAGGGAAATTCCGTTTAAGGGATTGTAAATCATCTGGAATTCAACTAGTAGTAGTCCCTGATGGAATGTTAGGACCTTGCCATAGTTTGGTTGGTTTCCTTGAATATTATCAAGGCAATATTGCTGATCCAAATTGTGATCTAACTCAATTTGATAATTTTAGAGAATGGGCCAAGCGTTATCCATTAAATATGACATTATATACCAAATGTCCATTTATTTCATTATGTGGTGGTTGTATTTATAATAGCTATATAACAAGCAATTCTATTTGGAATGAAGATCCCCAAATCTGCACTTATATGTGTTCTTTGGTTAAATGGATTTTGCACGACTTATGGAAAAAGAGGGGTATGTCAGAAAAATACGGAAGTATAGAATAA
- a CDS encoding radical SAM/SPASM domain-containing protein, whose protein sequence is MKENFEKEWLENNCPQTKVTFDTMYLVTTMDCNLACKYCVVLGNENYSTKRINTMEIETGIAALNLFKKQLAKTQPENCRITFYGGEPLLNQKLLFALIPKIREITYPNMSNPIEIVIITNGYLYNPELTELCKKHNVDIAISIDGKREHHDMTRVTSKTLQGTFDQVIKNLKKYQESGLNIGITTTIGQHNYKSLPEIGEYFVKELGIKFIEFQLPCLVPNDNNPYWVSTEEFVQKLMETYDLLQSYDAIEGTTYRRIKDFARGKIRFTDCGAAGSQLVIAPDGMMGPCHSFVGSRTFFEGNVKDKNCDPSEMDNFIEWAKRIPLNMEICIDCPFISLCGGGCIYNSYIASGTIWNKDPQMCSYIKGMVDWILKDLWKKTGMSEKYGIS, encoded by the coding sequence GTGAAAGAGAATTTTGAAAAGGAATGGTTAGAAAATAATTGTCCGCAAACAAAAGTTACATTCGATACAATGTATTTAGTTACCACTATGGATTGTAATCTTGCATGTAAATACTGTGTGGTTTTGGGCAATGAAAATTATTCGACAAAACGAATAAATACTATGGAGATAGAAACTGGAATTGCAGCACTAAACTTATTTAAAAAACAACTAGCGAAAACCCAACCCGAGAATTGTCGAATAACATTTTACGGTGGAGAGCCTTTACTAAATCAAAAATTATTGTTTGCCCTTATCCCAAAAATTAGAGAGATAACTTATCCAAATATGAGTAATCCTATAGAAATAGTAATCATTACCAATGGATATTTATATAATCCAGAATTGACGGAATTATGTAAGAAACATAATGTTGATATAGCCATTTCAATTGATGGGAAAAGGGAGCATCATGATATGACTAGGGTTACTAGCAAAACGCTACAGGGAACTTTTGACCAGGTTATTAAAAATTTGAAGAAATATCAAGAGAGTGGTTTGAATATCGGAATTACGACGACTATTGGTCAACATAATTATAAATCTCTTCCAGAAATTGGGGAGTATTTTGTCAAAGAATTAGGTATAAAGTTTATCGAATTTCAATTACCGTGTTTAGTTCCCAATGATAATAATCCATACTGGGTTTCAACAGAAGAATTTGTCCAAAAACTTATGGAAACATATGATCTCCTTCAATCTTATGATGCTATTGAAGGCACTACCTATAGACGGATTAAAGACTTTGCTAGAGGGAAAATAAGATTTACAGATTGTGGGGCAGCAGGGAGTCAATTGGTAATTGCTCCAGATGGGATGATGGGACCATGTCACAGTTTTGTAGGTTCAAGGACATTTTTTGAAGGTAATGTTAAAGATAAAAACTGTGATCCTTCTGAAATGGATAATTTTATAGAATGGGCGAAACGTATTCCATTAAATATGGAAATATGTATAGACTGTCCTTTTATTTCGCTCTGTGGAGGAGGATGCATATATAATAGCTATATAGCGTCAGGAACAATTTGGAACAAAGATCCTCAGATGTGTTCATATATTAAGGGTATGGTTGATTGGATACTGAAAGATTTGTGGAAAAAGACAGGAATGTCAGAAAAATACGGTATTAGTTAA
- a CDS encoding MFS transporter, giving the protein MPEIALKLKSDKFSLLKNRNFLLLYFGGIVSWLGNSIYYIALSWHVLEKYGSGFVLGTVLMFGSLPGIVFGPFSGVIVDRFDRRNMVVLMDIIRGVVILVMTYLLFVDKLSYMLLVAGTVIISISESFFDPAVSALLPNLVENDELMQANSLKNLASNLTSITGLALGGILIGFIGVTGVFLLNGISFLISAVSEIFIKVSKTEEEEDINSYKNSFLNEFVFGLKFIFTNKFLLSLCMAVIFLNFFFIGSIGVALPFIVKEVMGLGEVQFGIIESVFPAGGMLGALVITLLPKTNKYSKLVIGGLLSHGLLLFFIGIIVKPSIIVFFTVNIAFWAMAGLIFLMGIANAFLNVPMITLFQKIVPDEVRGRFFGFFSTFTQGLVPVAYFISGILLDVFSPYILIIIGSLAITILSLKMSRIEGFKNI; this is encoded by the coding sequence ATGCCAGAAATAGCACTCAAATTGAAAAGTGACAAGTTTTCATTACTTAAAAATCGTAATTTCTTATTACTTTATTTTGGAGGAATTGTATCATGGTTAGGAAACAGCATTTATTACATTGCATTAAGTTGGCATGTACTTGAAAAATATGGTTCGGGATTTGTTCTTGGTACAGTATTGATGTTTGGTTCTTTGCCAGGGATTGTCTTTGGGCCCTTTAGCGGTGTAATTGTAGACAGATTCGATCGACGAAATATGGTTGTTTTGATGGATATTATCCGGGGTGTTGTTATTTTAGTAATGACCTACCTCTTATTTGTGGATAAACTATCTTATATGTTATTAGTAGCAGGTACTGTTATAATTTCAATTTCCGAATCGTTTTTTGATCCTGCTGTTTCTGCATTACTGCCGAATTTAGTCGAAAATGATGAGTTAATGCAAGCAAATTCATTGAAAAACCTTGCTAGTAACCTTACCAGTATAACAGGTCTGGCTTTAGGTGGAATTTTAATTGGTTTTATAGGAGTTACTGGGGTATTTTTGCTTAATGGAATCTCTTTTTTAATATCAGCAGTATCGGAAATTTTTATTAAAGTTTCTAAAACAGAAGAAGAGGAAGATATCAATTCTTATAAAAACTCTTTCTTAAATGAGTTTGTTTTTGGATTAAAGTTTATTTTTACAAATAAATTTTTATTATCTCTGTGCATGGCGGTAATCTTCTTGAATTTCTTTTTTATTGGTTCTATAGGTGTGGCTTTGCCATTTATTGTTAAAGAGGTAATGGGATTGGGGGAAGTACAATTTGGAATTATTGAAAGTGTTTTCCCCGCTGGAGGAATGTTAGGTGCTTTAGTAATCACTTTGTTACCAAAAACCAATAAATATTCCAAACTTGTTATAGGCGGTCTTTTGTCCCATGGTTTACTTTTATTTTTTATTGGAATTATTGTTAAGCCATCAATAATTGTCTTTTTTACAGTAAATATAGCTTTTTGGGCAATGGCAGGGCTAATATTCTTAATGGGTATAGCTAATGCATTCCTTAATGTTCCGATGATAACCTTATTTCAAAAGATAGTTCCAGATGAGGTTAGGGGAAGATTTTTCGGTTTCTTTTCAACATTTACTCAGGGCTTAGTGCCTGTTGCATATTTCATTTCAGGAATTTTATTGGATGTATTTTCTCCTTATATACTTATTATTATAGGAAGTTTAGCTATAACAATTCTAAGTTTAAAAATGAGTAGGATTGAAGGTTTTAAAAATATATAA
- a CDS encoding ISL3 family transposase, protein MQYNNIIKFLDLPDIIATEIISTEDRYIFIAEAKKNHIVCPQCGNITNKIHDTKWQNIRDIPIRGKLVIIRLLKKRYRCPYCHKRGIPEKYESIDKYARKTKRFDKYLAKETVSKDYSKVARENGLSYTAVNNAVKKVVDPLIKQQVSKLSQLKAISIDEFAVLKRHKYGVSITDPINRELIDILPTRKKDDLIDYFNCWEDEQRRQIQSISMDMWRPFKAVANAAFTHAKIVIDKFHLVTLMNRALDEVRKQVQQTVNNHQRRKFFQSRLLLQKRAEELTDEEHEKLIKLFELSPALEKAWELKEEFRDLLQLDDVKEATRALKRWYKEVIKNKLMPFYQVKKIIQRWEEKILNYFKTKITNGFAEGINNKIKLIKRIGYGVPNVMNLRRRVFNAMLSY, encoded by the coding sequence ATGCAATATAATAATATCATAAAATTTCTTGATTTGCCAGACATTATTGCAACTGAAATTATTTCAACAGAGGACAGATATATTTTTATCGCTGAAGCAAAGAAAAATCACATTGTGTGTCCTCAGTGTGGTAATATCACTAATAAAATCCATGATACAAAATGGCAAAATATTAGAGACATCCCCATAAGAGGTAAACTAGTAATCATTAGACTTCTAAAGAAAAGATATCGTTGTCCTTATTGTCATAAGAGGGGTATCCCTGAAAAATATGAAAGTATTGATAAATATGCCCGTAAAACCAAACGCTTTGATAAATATCTTGCTAAAGAAACTGTCAGCAAGGATTATTCTAAAGTTGCTAGAGAAAACGGGTTAAGTTATACAGCTGTTAATAATGCAGTTAAAAAAGTAGTTGACCCTCTCATTAAACAACAAGTTTCAAAACTTAGTCAATTAAAAGCCATCAGTATCGATGAATTTGCAGTTTTAAAACGCCATAAATATGGAGTTAGCATTACAGATCCAATTAATCGGGAGTTAATTGACATTTTACCTACTCGCAAAAAGGATGATTTAATTGACTACTTTAATTGTTGGGAAGATGAACAAAGACGACAGATTCAATCGATCTCTATGGATATGTGGCGGCCGTTCAAAGCAGTAGCAAATGCAGCATTTACTCATGCAAAAATTGTTATAGATAAATTTCATCTTGTAACTTTAATGAACAGAGCCCTTGATGAAGTTAGAAAACAAGTTCAACAAACAGTAAATAATCATCAGAGAAGAAAGTTTTTTCAAAGTCGTTTATTACTCCAAAAACGAGCTGAAGAATTGACAGATGAAGAACATGAAAAGCTCATCAAATTATTTGAACTCAGTCCAGCTCTAGAAAAGGCCTGGGAATTAAAAGAGGAATTCAGAGACCTATTGCAGCTAGATGATGTGAAAGAAGCCACCAGAGCTCTAAAAAGGTGGTATAAAGAAGTAATAAAAAACAAGCTGATGCCTTTTTACCAGGTAAAAAAGATAATACAAAGATGGGAAGAAAAAATACTAAATTATTTTAAGACTAAGATAACCAATGGCTTTGCTGAGGGTATCAATAACAAGATTAAATTGATCAAAAGGATTGGATATGGTGTTCCAAATGTTATGAATCTAAGGAGAAGAGTATTTAATGCAATGTTAAGTTATTAA
- a CDS encoding putative DNA-binding protein, with protein sequence MLEKKIRMGELYDFYGQLLTSRQQEFMELYYQHDLSLGEIAEKFAVSRQAVYDNLRRSEELLKEYEAKLKLLAKNKELRKKIKLVKELVEGLDCDPEKRQEIITLIDQLLDG encoded by the coding sequence TTGTTGGAGAAAAAAATTAGAATGGGAGAATTATACGATTTTTACGGACAATTATTGACTTCAAGACAGCAGGAATTTATGGAACTTTATTACCAACACGATCTCTCTTTAGGTGAAATTGCTGAAAAATTTGCTGTCAGCCGTCAGGCAGTCTATGATAATTTACGTCGTTCTGAAGAACTGTTGAAAGAATATGAGGCAAAACTTAAACTCCTGGCTAAGAATAAAGAACTGAGAAAAAAGATTAAGTTAGTCAAAGAGTTGGTAGAAGGTCTGGATTGTGATCCTGAAAAACGTCAGGAGATTATTACATTGATTGATCAACTTTTGGATGGTTGA
- the ffh gene encoding signal recognition particle protein yields MVFQSLAEKLQSALDKLKGKGKLTEKDVKAALREVKMALLEADVNFKVVKDFVKKIQERAVGHEVMESLTPGQQVIKIVNDELTQLMGGTQSKLTVASKPPTVVMLVGLQGAGKTTTCGKLARVLEKQGRRPLLVAADIYRPAAIKQLQVLGERLDIPVFSMGDQTNPIDIAKGALSYAESHGRDYLIIDTAGRLHINEELMNELKEIKAAVKPHEILLVVDAMTGQDAVNVAEKFDEALGIDGVILTKLDGDARGGAALSIRAVTGKPIKFVGMGEKLDALEPFHPDRMASRILGMGDVLSLIEKAQQSIDLKKAQELERKLKKQEFTLEDFLEQMKQVRNMGPLDQLLGMIPGMGKVKHLKNLQVDEKALDHIEAIINSMTIEERRNPDIINGSRRRRIARGSGTSVQEVNRVLKQFNQLRKMMKQLNDMQKGGKFGRFPFF; encoded by the coding sequence ATGGTTTTTCAAAGTCTGGCCGAAAAATTACAAAGTGCCCTTGATAAGTTGAAAGGTAAAGGCAAATTAACAGAGAAGGATGTCAAGGCAGCTTTAAGAGAAGTTAAGATGGCCCTATTGGAAGCAGATGTTAACTTTAAAGTTGTGAAAGACTTTGTTAAAAAGATTCAAGAACGGGCTGTGGGTCATGAAGTTATGGAGAGTCTTACTCCTGGCCAGCAGGTAATTAAAATTGTAAATGATGAGCTGACCCAGCTTATGGGTGGAACTCAGAGTAAGTTAACTGTTGCCTCCAAACCACCTACAGTAGTTATGTTAGTGGGACTTCAGGGGGCTGGTAAAACTACTACCTGTGGAAAGTTGGCCAGGGTTCTTGAGAAGCAGGGCAGGAGACCTTTATTGGTTGCTGCTGATATCTATCGTCCTGCTGCTATTAAACAGCTCCAGGTATTAGGTGAAAGATTGGATATACCGGTCTTTAGTATGGGAGACCAGACAAATCCGATTGATATTGCTAAAGGTGCTCTTAGCTATGCTGAATCCCACGGACGGGATTATCTGATTATTGATACGGCGGGTCGTCTCCATATAAATGAAGAGTTAATGAATGAATTAAAAGAGATAAAAGCTGCCGTCAAACCCCATGAAATTCTTCTGGTAGTTGATGCCATGACCGGACAGGATGCCGTCAATGTTGCGGAAAAATTTGATGAAGCATTAGGAATTGATGGTGTTATTTTGACCAAATTAGATGGCGATGCCCGGGGTGGTGCGGCTCTATCTATTCGGGCTGTGACTGGTAAACCGATTAAGTTTGTCGGTATGGGTGAGAAACTGGATGCATTGGAGCCATTTCATCCGGACCGAATGGCATCAAGAATTCTGGGTATGGGCGATGTTTTAAGTCTAATTGAGAAAGCCCAGCAGAGTATTGATTTAAAGAAAGCCCAGGAATTAGAGAGGAAACTGAAAAAACAGGAGTTTACCTTAGAAGACTTCTTAGAGCAGATGAAACAGGTGCGGAATATGGGGCCTTTAGATCAGTTGTTGGGTATGATACCAGGTATGGGTAAAGTTAAACATTTAAAGAATTTACAGGTAGATGAGAAGGCCCTTGATCATATAGAAGCCATTATCAATTCCATGACCATAGAAGAACGCCGCAATCCCGATATTATTAATGGCAGTCGCAGAAGACGGATTGCGCGTGGAAGCGGTACTTCCGTTCAGGAAGTAAACCGGGTGTTGAAACAGTTTAATCAGTTACGGAAGATGATGAAACAGTTAAATGATATGCAAAAGGGCGGTAAGTTTGGGAGATTTCCTTTCTTTTAA
- the rpsP gene encoding 30S ribosomal protein S16 — MAVRIRLRRMGSKRNAFYRVVVADSRSPRDGRFIEELGYYNPTTEPETIKIDEEKALDWLAKGAQPSDTVKSLFRKQGIMQKFNASKNK; from the coding sequence ATGGCAGTAAGGATTCGTTTAAGAAGAATGGGTTCTAAGCGGAATGCTTTCTATCGTGTGGTAGTAGCTGATTCCAGATCTCCACGTGATGGTAGATTTATTGAAGAATTGGGTTACTATAACCCAACTACTGAACCCGAAACTATAAAGATTGATGAAGAGAAAGCTTTAGATTGGCTGGCAAAAGGTGCACAACCTTCCGATACTGTAAAAAGCCTTTTCCGTAAGCAGGGAATTATGCAAAAATTTAATGCCAGCAAGAATAAATAA
- a CDS encoding KH domain-containing protein: MKDLVEVIAKALVDNPEEVVVKETESGNSVRIVLSVAEDDMGKVIGKQGRIAKAIRTVVKAAATKENKRVNVEIL; encoded by the coding sequence GTGAAGGATTTAGTGGAAGTCATCGCAAAAGCCTTAGTAGACAACCCAGAAGAAGTTGTTGTCAAAGAAACTGAAAGTGGTAACTCAGTTAGAATTGTGCTTTCTGTAGCTGAAGATGATATGGGTAAGGTTATTGGTAAACAGGGGCGGATTGCAAAAGCTATTCGCACAGTAGTTAAAGCTGCCGCTACTAAGGAAAATAAGCGTGTAAATGTTGAAATTCTTTAA
- the rimM gene encoding ribosome maturation factor RimM (Essential for efficient processing of 16S rRNA): protein MITIGKVTKPHNRKGEVKCLILSDFPERFLELDRVFLENEEDIKRMHVENVRFHKDYAIVKFAEVNSMNEAEKLRGHFIKIPAHEAVELPEGHFFIHDLIGIDVYTDTGEYLGQLEDINTTGSNDIYIVRKGKKEILLPAIHDVVKEIDLESKKMIVHIIEGLID, encoded by the coding sequence ATGATCACCATTGGTAAAGTCACTAAACCTCACAATCGGAAAGGTGAGGTAAAATGTCTTATTCTTTCCGATTTTCCAGAACGTTTTTTAGAGCTGGATCGAGTATTTTTAGAAAATGAAGAAGATATAAAAAGAATGCATGTGGAAAATGTCAGATTTCACAAAGATTATGCTATAGTCAAATTTGCTGAAGTAAATTCCATGAATGAAGCAGAAAAATTAAGGGGACATTTTATTAAAATTCCAGCTCATGAGGCTGTAGAGCTGCCAGAAGGTCATTTTTTTATCCATGATCTTATAGGGATAGATGTCTATACCGATACTGGTGAATATTTAGGCCAGCTTGAAGATATCAATACTACGGGAAGTAATGACATTTACATTGTTCGGAAGGGTAAAAAGGAAATTTTGCTTCCGGCTATTCATGATGTAGTAAAAGAGATTGATCTGGAGAGTAAAAAAATGATTGTACATATTATTGAAGGGTTAATAGATTAG
- the trmD gene encoding tRNA (guanosine(37)-N1)-methyltransferase TrmD: MVTFHILSIFPEMFVGVFQESILKRAQEKGLIKINLVNIRNYATDKHRTTDDYPYGGGPGMIMKVEPIFRAFYDITAKAKTKPHRIFMSPQGKTFNQKKAIELAEKKEIIILCGRYEGIDERIREELIDEEISIGDYVLTGGELPAMVVVDAVSRMIPGVLGDESSKEDDSFYCGLLGYPQYTRPREFQGKKVPDVLLTGNHALIERWRRKEALRRTLLRRPDLLVEADLTEEDYKLLEEIYNEEGIDEEKIPFRY; this comes from the coding sequence ATGGTAACATTTCACATTCTGAGTATTTTTCCAGAGATGTTTGTTGGTGTCTTTCAAGAGAGTATTCTAAAACGGGCTCAAGAGAAGGGGTTAATCAAGATCAATCTGGTTAATATCCGTAACTATGCTACTGATAAACACAGAACTACAGATGATTACCCCTATGGAGGTGGCCCGGGGATGATAATGAAAGTCGAACCCATCTTTCGGGCTTTTTATGATATAACTGCTAAAGCTAAAACTAAACCCCACCGAATTTTTATGTCTCCTCAGGGGAAAACTTTTAATCAGAAAAAGGCTATTGAATTGGCAGAAAAAAAAGAGATTATCATTCTCTGTGGTCGCTATGAGGGAATTGATGAGCGGATCAGAGAAGAGCTGATTGATGAAGAGATCTCCATTGGAGATTATGTTCTAACCGGAGGAGAACTACCAGCAATGGTGGTGGTTGATGCCGTCTCCAGGATGATTCCTGGCGTATTGGGCGATGAAAGTTCTAAGGAAGATGATTCATTCTATTGTGGGCTTTTGGGGTATCCTCAATATACCCGTCCCCGGGAGTTTCAGGGCAAAAAAGTCCCTGATGTACTTTTAACTGGTAACCATGCTTTGATTGAAAGGTGGCGGCGCAAAGAAGCATTACGTAGAACACTTCTTAGACGGCCAGATCTTTTAGTTGAGGCGGATTTAACTGAGGAAGATTACAAATTATTAGAAGAGATTTATAACGAAGAGGGAATTGATGAGGAAAAAATACCTTTTAGATATTGA
- the rplS gene encoding 50S ribosomal protein L19 has translation MNIIDQIEREQMRDDLPEFFIGDMVAVHYKVVEGGKERIQVFEGNVIRRQNGGIRETFTVRKVSHGIGVERTFPLHSPKIAKIEVKRRGDVNRAKLYYLRGTVGKKAKVKEKIMY, from the coding sequence GTGAACATTATTGATCAAATTGAACGGGAACAAATGAGAGATGATCTTCCTGAGTTCTTTATTGGGGATATGGTAGCCGTCCATTACAAGGTTGTAGAAGGCGGCAAGGAGAGAATTCAGGTTTTTGAAGGTAATGTAATCCGCCGTCAGAATGGTGGAATTAGAGAAACTTTTACAGTACGGAAGGTTTCTCACGGTATCGGAGTTGAAAGAACTTTCCCATTACATTCACCTAAAATTGCGAAAATTGAAGTTAAACGCCGTGGTGATGTTAATCGGGCGAAACTTTACTATCTGCGTGGTACTGTTGGTAAGAAAGCTAAAGTTAAAGAGAAAATTATGTATTAA
- the lepB gene encoding signal peptidase I, with protein MSSKETLFEYGRSIFWASVVSLLLITFVVQAFYIPSGSMRPTLEVRDRILVNKFIYRFKDPERFDIIVFKYPVDPSRKFIKRVIGVGGDKIQIIKGQVYVNDRPLKEDYILTKGYSNYGPVIVPEGNYFVLGDNRNNSEDSRIWGFVPRENIIGQAFLIFWPLNRIRLLNW; from the coding sequence ATGAGTTCGAAAGAGACATTATTTGAGTACGGAAGATCAATATTTTGGGCTTCAGTAGTTTCACTACTTCTTATTACCTTTGTTGTTCAAGCCTTTTATATTCCTTCCGGTTCTATGCGTCCAACTCTGGAAGTAAGAGATAGGATTTTAGTTAACAAATTTATATATCGTTTTAAAGACCCAGAACGATTTGATATTATAGTCTTTAAATATCCAGTAGATCCTAGCCGTAAATTTATCAAAAGGGTCATTGGTGTTGGCGGTGACAAAATTCAGATTATTAAAGGACAGGTTTATGTCAATGATAGGCCTTTAAAAGAAGATTATATATTAACTAAAGGGTACAGTAACTATGGCCCGGTTATTGTTCCAGAGGGTAATTATTTTGTCCTGGGAGACAATAGAAATAACAGTGAGGATAGTAGGATTTGGGGCTTTGTTCCACGTGAAAATATAATAGGTCAGGCTTTTTTAATTTTCTGGCCTCTCAATCGAATTAGATTGCTTAATTGGTAG
- the ylqF gene encoding ribosome biogenesis GTPase YlqF: protein MTIQWYPGHMAKAKRVLKEHLKLVDIVLELLDARIPYSSSNPDLEKLVKNKDRIIILNKKDLANPQITAEWIEYLNHNAPTFAVNTMTGAGLKEVLNEVQKKADAINRRLKKRGRNPRNIRLLIIGIPNVGKSALINRIAGRSKAKVENRPGVTRGKQWIKVRKGLLLMDSPGILWPRFENQEVGLKLAATGAIRTEVFNEEEVAYHLLKWLLKIAPEDLQNFFGVELVEDPYEMMLVIGRKRGFLQSGGRVQTEQTARMILKEFRNGRIGQVSLERPDKGEDNGS, encoded by the coding sequence ATGACGATACAGTGGTATCCAGGTCATATGGCAAAAGCAAAGAGGGTTTTAAAAGAACATCTAAAATTGGTAGATATTGTTTTAGAGCTTTTAGATGCGCGAATTCCTTATAGTAGCAGCAATCCTGATCTGGAGAAGCTGGTTAAAAATAAAGATCGGATTATTATTTTAAATAAAAAAGATCTGGCTAATCCTCAAATTACTGCTGAGTGGATTGAGTATTTAAATCATAATGCTCCAACTTTTGCTGTGAATACAATGACAGGGGCGGGGCTTAAAGAAGTATTAAACGAGGTACAAAAAAAAGCAGATGCCATCAATAGACGTTTAAAAAAACGGGGCCGCAATCCCCGCAATATTCGTTTGTTGATTATAGGGATTCCCAATGTGGGTAAATCTGCTTTAATTAACAGGATTGCTGGGCGATCAAAAGCAAAAGTTGAAAATCGGCCCGGTGTGACCCGGGGTAAGCAGTGGATTAAAGTTCGAAAGGGTCTGCTTTTAATGGATTCTCCGGGGATTCTCTGGCCCAGATTTGAAAACCAGGAGGTTGGGCTGAAACTTGCTGCAACCGGTGCGATTCGTACAGAAGTTTTCAATGAAGAAGAGGTTGCATATCATTTGCTTAAGTGGTTATTAAAGATTGCTCCAGAAGATCTGCAGAATTTCTTTGGGGTGGAATTAGTGGAGGATCCATATGAGATGATGCTTGTTATTGGTCGCAAACGTGGTTTTCTCCAATCTGGCGGACGTGTACAAACTGAGCAAACAGCACGAATGATTTTAAAAGAATTTAGAAATGGCCGGATAGGACAGGTCAGTCTGGAACGACCGGATAAGGGTGAGGATAATGGAAGTTAA